One part of the Candida albicans SC5314 chromosome R, complete sequence genome encodes these proteins:
- a CDS encoding mitochondrial 37S ribosomal protein bS21m (Ortholog(s) have structural constituent of ribosome activity, role in mitochondrial translational initiation and mitochondrial small ribosomal subunit localization) has product MMKSILGSGLINNIAKSSLNKSVLRPSYTPIRFNSNNANLDQLKSIFNQLNEKSTTTNDSQTKSTLNIDDLLSNSILETRERPQSNSFGVYDKFGFEQTRQPTPREVAKNIREFGVNAGRTVDVSYNNISRSFAQVKRVVNDNKIRYLQRIQSRFIRPAKYRKQLKREWWRRRFSQGFKELLHDVNDARRRGY; this is encoded by the coding sequence atgatgaaaagtATATTGGGAAGTGGcttgattaataatatagCCAAGAGTTCATTGAATAAATCAGTATTAAGACCATCGTACACACCTATTCGTTTCAACTCAAATAATGCAAACTTGGACCAATTGAAAAGcatattcaatcaattaaacGAAAAATCAACTACTACCAATGATTCACAAACTAAATCAACTTTAAATATCGACGACTTGTTAAgcaattcaattcttgaaacAAGAGAAAGACctcaatcaaattcatttggTGTATATGACAAGTTTGGATTTGAACAAACAAGACAACCAACACCTCGTGAAGTTGCTAAGAATATCCGTGAATTTGGTGTGAATGCAGGTAGAACCGTTGATGTTagttataataatatatcaAGATCATTTGCTCAAGTCAAAAGAGTAGtcaatgataataaaataagGTATTTGCAAAGAATTCAAAGCAGATTTATCCGTCCTGCCAAATACagaaaacaattgaaaagagAATGGTGGAGAAGAAGATTCTCTCAAGGGTTCAAGGAATTATTGCATGACGTCAACGAtgcaagaagaagaggctATTAG
- a CDS encoding uncharacterized protein (Protein of unknown function; induced by nitric oxide independent of Yhb1p): MGDSEQFPSPFNINPIYPNKRHAKLSSTDTKTTPSPTPQSHSTPLPALPNNTNGKSISNSNGNITTNSFTTSINNTEIHSNNKFKAKDAEDVIDWIDSLKSRYEQLIIHQKNELNEITNDELTRKQKQATVDKYSSMHFDQDYEKLGHLLEVQDSHYPQKDSQKEEIIDSNDEDEQEEEQDNDNDDEIIEILSSEPEEEVSEQPTTQEHYGQFHEELQYPQMTHGYNNNFQMSGIDYGTNYNQNIEYDEEEDVNEDEGDEFDGFIDEQAHEVQGSSNYEDEEDEDEIIDEGDEVEEEEDDEQYSYGTGAQHQQRGYGITNVPGYTIVNGRPRLSDNLEYGHVETFDNNDSEEEEEEEEEEDTDQEELSKDEIDDEANYFAQNTHQGKPVETIDLGNTEDDSRDSNESGSADEDLESDSSNENENHSESENFDDSVVEGYEAGHEEEEGEREGAGIGLEFYSNNELLDFAATALLQGKIHEHKSKHSQSGYIADSEFTDTNVPVLHSPNTETEEGKQSQLNNHNNNISTVHSSKRNNDSSTRVSYRSEGLAPVPDPFYAHELSNEKMVAVVNDFDENRSEGSLADESQFESMKPKVTLPNQDDPINDNGQHHQENQHKDNESVYSSSDEINPPIPIFKTIEEEEPEIVLQKLKETEKKYNIKINAVEELERELHLPIEHANDDSLVPTVESHEDKLNQSNHAKEEEKEDEEEDREQKNEPIIEYDTSEIEEEEDVESEYEAEDYKVIEVNEEAEDIDEAEDIDEVEDIDEAEDIGQANYIDEAEDIDDVEDIDEVEDIDEVEDIDEVVEMEIVEDVEIQEVEEDEEFSEVKSTGKEEEPEVLQLSSEENDVEMEDDEVHQLDTANESDEPQELELEEESLTSSVLIDPELQDAMEICENTETIEQPSVEPDTTTVDQTENLTIIEPPIVEDYKLPVAESQNARDEETQPAQSDSLKVENHESIVSHNFEDYNISVPTIEKIPEEETVDSQSANQETQSYFDKSKDTQEQELQVEVKYSEEEKENEEEEEKKEEKQDQEAHLEEIQHDVLIEDEANKTKPVLEHELENEVPNSNEEQEEEPQLESEKLEIRENFKSDRNQEEKIHDFEEVRKPGQSEEKNEEEKVVLDKIEIPELAPIDQVDSESSESGSPLEKLETATKDESPLQEDELTRLLTPELQSQSMNLQYEQQSDSEESSVESETESTLETTSLVKEAEISESTDSKNHLIEDSATPQSESDSKDIEENVPENEQFENINLDRIFKNSSSDASAAEEVREDTPKDLDEEEIYNGQPTVPKNYEEVELEIVNQENVTDEEDMEPLVQEVKIDMNFDDDDQDDVEVESESESESESELYSDSSVDKIHDDIQVPKLENIEDSQVSSSSEDSGEISSKSENDEEQDVDEEDLGNQITSDYKTHNLVPVSSEDEVDSSNDSSEEEDVEQLNVEQESSSDEEQIIADEYEEPAKNNSVKSDFNTVELENHAKEESVDQSDIKDVEHYPIIKPEFEGHQDVGYSEEPESNEDDIDEEHPQLNPITDELDNDQDTVEKTNLSRKRGNEGDSESSMKRLRTAVGSFVTGIFNRKDKISQNFENNTEESSPNQTDDDNETGTEMDINNKIEIPILEKESESSETIEEADSEELHRDEAEQIYQDNENLDLPFELGTDANFNEEKPTDLASIISSKKIFEYRRPVIMKRRTRRRGRRTLKWSHMITNELELIQADKLNESRLTENQEPNDEEAEVETKNLLEGLNTSDDSVENNRSVMNIKKEVENNLDTDSDVQNEEQKINLPKVRDNSKKKQSIKQRFMGLLPEELEELGLDPNAVSEESNEDESTRRGRRLRSQDSKPSFSLQSSPVSSIELRDRPASRTRSKSPLKQSMKDILKLEKEIKLENERNSRVNSSSRSQYKNDESRGRSRKR; the protein is encoded by the coding sequence ATGGGTGATTCAGAACAATTTCCTTCACCATTCAATATTAACCCAATATATCCCAACAAACGACATGCAAAGCTATCATCAACAGACACAAAGACCACACCATCACCTACCCCTCAATCTCATCTGACACCGCTACCAGCGTTACCGAATAACACCAATGGAAAATCCATTAGCAACTCTAATGGCAACATAACTACCAACAGCTTTACTACCAGTATCAACAACACAGAAATACATCTGAATAACAAATTTAAAGCAAAAGATGCCGAGGATGTAATTGATTGGATTGATAGTTTAAAATCTCGATatgaacaattgataattcatcaaaaaaatgaattgaatgaaataaCCAATGATGAGTTAAcgagaaaacaaaaacaagcAACAGTTGATAAATATCTGTCGATGCATTTTGATCAGGActatgaaaaattgggtcATCTTCTTGAGGTTCAAGATAGTCATTATCCACAAAAAGATTCACAAAAAGAGGAAATAATAGATAGTAATGACGAAGATGAACAAGAGGAAGAGCAAGATAATGACAacgatgatgaaattattgagATTTTGTCACTGGAACCTGAAGAGGAAGTATCGgaacaaccaacaacacAAGAACATTACGGTCAATTCCATGAAGAGTTACAATATCCTCAAATGACCCATGGttataacaataatttcCAAATGAGTGGAATAGATTATGGTACTaattataatcaaaacATCGAATatgacgaagaagaagacgtAAATGAGGATGAGGGAGACGAATTTGACGGATTTATTGATGAACAAGCTCATGAAGTTCAAGGTAGTTCCAATTATGAAGATGAGGAAGATGAAGACGAAATTATAGATGAAGGAGATGAGGtcgaagaagaagaagacgatgAGCAATATAGTTATGGAACCGGCGCACAACACCAGCAACGTGGATATGGTATAACGAATGTACCTGGTTACACGATAGTTAATGGTAGACCTCGATTGTCAGATAATCTAGAATATGGCCATGTTGAAacttttgataataacGATAgcgaagaagaagaagaagaagaagaagaagaggacACAGATCAAGAAGAACTCAGtaaagatgaaattgacGACGAAGCCAATTATTTTGCACAAAATACCCATCAGGGAAAGCCAGTTGAGACAATTGATTTAGGCAACACCGAAGACGACAGTAGAGATAGTAATGAAAGTGGTTCAGCCGACGAAGATTTGGAAAGTGACCTGTccaatgaaaatgaaaatcaCCTGGAGAGTGAGAATTTCGATGATTCAGTCGTTGAAGGGTATGAAGCGGGACACGAAGAAGAGGAGGGAGAAAGGGAAGGAGCAGGTATTGGGCTTGaattttattcaaacaatGAATTGCTAGATTTTGCTGCCACAGCACTTTTGCAGGGTAAAATTCATGAACACAAATCAAAACACTCACAATCTGGATATATAGCCGATTCAGAATTTACTGACACCAATGTTCCTGTTTTGCACTCGCCAAATACTGAAACAGAAGAGGGCAAACAATCTCAGTTGAATAACCataataacaacattaGTACCGTTCACAGCTCTAAGAGAAACAATGATTCTTCCACAAGAGTATCATATCGATCTGAGGGACTCGCCCCAGTTCCTGATCCATTTTATGCTCATGAATTAAGCAATGAAAAAATGGTTGCAGTTGTCAATGATTTCGATGAAAACCGATCAGAAGGCTCACTAGCTGATGAAAGTCAATTTGAGTCAATGAAACCAAAAGTGACTTTACCAAATCAAGATGATCctattaatgataatggtcaacatcatcaagaAAATCAACATAAAGATAATGAATCAGTTTATTCTTCGTCAGATGAAATAAATCCACCAATTCCAATATTTAAAactattgaagaagaagaaccagaaattgttttacagaaattgaaagaaacagaaaaaaaatataatatcaaaattaatGCAGTAGAAGAATTAGAACGAGAGTTGCATTTGCCAATCGAGCATGCAAATGATGATTCGTTGGTGCCGACCGTGGAATCTCATGAAGATAAACTAAATCAATCTAATCACgcaaaagaagaagaaaaagaggaCGAGGAAGAAGATCGGGAACAGAAAAATGAGCCAATAATAGAGTATGATACCTCTGAAATcgaagaagaggaagatgTGGAATCGGAGTATGAAGCAGAAGATTACAAAGTAATTGAAGTCAATGAAGAAGCtgaagatattgatgaagCTGAAGATATCGATGAAGTGgaagatattgatgaagCTGAAGATATTGGTCAAGCTAACTATATTGACGAAGCTGAAGacattgatgatgttgaagaCATTGATGAAGTGgaagatattgatgaagtcgaagatattgatgaagtGGTAGAAAtggaaattgttgaagatgTGGAAATTcaagaagttgaagaagatgaagaattcAGTGAAGTAAAATCAAcaggaaaagaagaagaacctGAAGTATTACAATTGAGCAGTGAAGAGAATGATGTTGAAATGGAAGATGACGAAGTACATCAATTAGATACTGCCAATGAGTCTGATGAACCACAAGAACTTGAACTAGAGGAAGAGTCTTTGACAAGCAGTGTTTTGATTGACCCAGAATTACAAGATGCAATGGAAATTTGTGAAAATACTGAAACTATTGAACAACCTTCAGTTGAACCAGATACAACTACAGTGGATCAAACAGAGAATTTAACCATTATTGAACCACCAATAGTAGAAGATTATAAGTTACCAGTCGCCGAATCACAAAATGCAAGAGACGAAGAAACGCAACCCGCTCAATCAGATTCCCTTAAGGTAGAGAATCATGAAAGTATTGTGTCACACAATTTTGAAGACTACAATATATCTGTACCAACAATAGAGAAAATacctgaagaagaaactgTCGATTCCCAAAGTGCCAATCAAGAAACCCAATCTTATTTTGATAAGAGTAAAGATACTCAGGAACAAGAGTTACAAGTAGAGGTGAAATAcagtgaagaagaaaaggagaatgaagaagaagaagagaaaaaggaagaaaaacaagatCAGGAAGCGCATCTAGAAGAAATACAACATGATGTGCTTATAGAAGATGAGGCAAATAAGACAAAACCAGTTTTGGAGCATGAACTTGAAAACGAAGTGCCTAACAGCAATGAGGAACAGGAAGAAGAACCACAACTTGAGTCTGAGAAGTTAGAAATAAgagaaaattttaaatctGATAGaaatcaagaagaaaaaatacaTGACTTTGAAGAAGTTAGAAAACCTGGCCAATCTGAAGAAAAGAACGAGGAAGAGAAAGTTGTATTGGACAAAATTGAGATACCTGAACTAGCACCAATTGATCAAGTCGACTCAGAAAGTCTGGAATCAGGTTCACCTCTAGAAAAGTTAGAAACTGCCACAAAAGATGAAAGTCCACTCcaagaagatgaattaaCCAGATTGCTTACACCAGAATTACAATCTCAACTGATGAATTTGCAATATGAACAACAAAGCGACTCGGAAGAATCATCGGTGGAATCGGAAACTGAATCAACTTTAGAAACCACCAGTTTGGTCAAAGAAGCAGAAATTTCTGAAAGTACAGACTCcaaaaatcatttgatCGAAGATTCGGCAACACCACAATCAGAACTGGATTCCaaagatattgaagaaaacgTACCAGAAAatgaacaatttgaaaatataaacCTTGACCGTATTTTCAAGAATAGTTCAAGTGATGCAAGTGCCGCAGAAGAAGTGAGAGAGGATACGCCTAAAGATTTGGACGAGGAAGAAATATACAACGGACAACCAACGGTACCTAAAAACTATGAAGAGGTGGAGTTAGAAATTGTTAACCAGGAGAATGTcactgatgaagaagacaTGGAACCATTAGTTCAGGAAGTCAAAATTGATATGAactttgatgatgatgatcaAGATGATGTAGAGGTGGAATCAGAATCAGAATCAGAATCAGAATCAGAATTATACAGTGATTCATCTGTTGACAAGATACATGATGACATACAAGTACcaaaacttgaaaatattgaagatTCACAAGTATCATCACTGAGCGAGGACTCTGGTGagatttcttcaaaatctgaaaatgatgaagagCAAGATGTCGATGAAGAAGATCTTGGCAATCAAATTACGAGTGACTATAAAACCCATAATTTAGTGCCAGTATCTAGCGAAGACGAAGTTGATAGTTCAAATGACTCATCAGAAGAGGAAGACGTTGAACAGCTTAATGTTGAACAAGAATCCAGCTCAGATGAAGAGCAAATAATTGCCGATGAATATGAAGAACCGGCAAAGAACAATAGTGTTAAAAGTGATTTTAACACAGTTGAGTTGGAAAACCATGCTAAGGAAGAATCAGTTGATCAATCTGACATCAAAGACGTTGAACATTATCCAATTATTAAACCGGAATTTGAAGGACATCAAGATGTGGGATATTCGGAAGAGCCAGAATCTAATGAAGATGACATAGATGAAGAACATCCACAATTGAATCCTATTACTGACGAATTAGACAATGACCAAGATACAGTTGAAAAAACTAATTTGTCTAGAAAGCGTGGAAATGAGGGTGACCTGGAGTCATCTATGAAAAGATTAAGAACAGCAGTTGGTAGTTTTGTAACTGGAATATTTAATAGGAAGGACAAAATTAGTCAAAATTTTGAGAACAACACCGAAGAATCATCACCAAACCAGACTGATGATGACAACGAAACTGGCACTGAAATggatattaataataaaatagaaatcCCAATTTTAGAGAAAGAACTGGAAAGTCTGGAAACTATAGAAGAAGCTGACAGTGAAGAATTACACAGAGATGAAGCTGAACAGATCTATCAGGACAATGAAAATTTAGACTTACCTTTTGAACTAGGTACAGATGCAAATTtcaatgaagaaaaaccaACAGATTTAGCATCGATTATTTCCTCAAAGAAAATCTTTGAGTACAGAAGACCTGTAATTATGAAACGTCGTActagaagaagaggaagaagaactTTAAAATGGCTGCACATGATCACAAATGAATTGGAACTTATACAAGCAGACAAACTTAATGAGTCGAGATTGACAGAGAATCAGGAAccaaatgatgaagaagctGAAGTggaaactaaaaatttaCTTGAGGGTTTAAATACAAGTGACGATTCTGTGGAAAACAATAGGAGTGTTATGAATATTAAGaaagaagttgaaaatAACCTTGATACAGACTCTGATGTACAAAatgaagaacaaaaaatcaatcttCCCAAGGTGAGAGATaattcaaagaagaaacaatcTATAAAACAAAGATTTATGGGTTTACTTCCAGAAGAGTTAGAAGAGCTTGGATTGGATCCTAACGCTGTCAGTGAAGAAAGCAATGAGGATGAGTCAACTCGTCGTGGTCGAAGATTAAGAAGTCAAGACAGTAAACCTTCTTTCTCATTACAGTCTTCTCCTGTGAGTTCGATTGAATTACGAGACCGTCCAGCATCGAGAACTAGATCAAAATCCCCACTCAAGCAATCCATGaaagatattttaaaaCTTGAAAAGGAAATTAAACtagaaaatgaaagaaacTCAAGAGTCAATTCAAGTTCTCGTCTGcaatataaaaatgatgaatctAGAGGCCGTCTGAGAAAAAGATAa
- a CDS encoding uncharacterized protein (Protein of unknown function; rat catheter biofilm induced), with the protein MKSDLKTYRSKVLFECKDGASLYSIPCTDNLSTIKFTERNKIWQGSLLFIEEEQLSNSYMEGFEQTKNDKFIIHPFLKMKSKLEFRNGRYLWGETWYCPVVEDLNLSTTTATNVDVQKVTKISHDGTNTIEQISSNKFKVIVQLPNSGYKPYYRNHSPDDLPQVALGLEFENPDMAAQFEYMLAVYDARFKYESQSYYYDRMVYAVNIINFKTIMQEQEEEEEEDIHELTEEFKNQNITDEFSYYEKTSKELEEFEKENANKFDHDTNDDDDGNDDEDDDFGDFIAC; encoded by the coding sequence ATGAAATCAGATCTAAAAACATATCGCTCCAAAGTTTTATTTGAGTGTAAAGACGGAGCTAGCCTATATTCCATACCATGCACAGATAATCTATCCACTATTAAGTTTACAGAACGAAACAAAATATGGCAAGGATCATTACTATTCATCGAGGAAGAACAATTATCCAACTCATATATGGAAGGATTTGAACAAACGAAAAACGATAAGTTCATAATCCAtccatttttgaaaatgaaaagtaAATTAGAATTTCGAAATGGACGATATCTATGGGGAGAAACATGGTATTGTCCCGTTGTTGaagatttaaatttatccACAACGACTGCAACTAATGTTGATGTACAAAAAGTTACCAAAATAAGCCATGATGGAACCAATActattgaacaaatttcaagtaataaattcaaagtGATAGTTCAACTACCAAATTCAGGATATAAACCATATTACCGTAATCATTCACCAGATGATTTACCCCAAGTTGCACTCGGAttggaatttgaaaatcCCGATATGGCTGctcaatttgaatatatGTTGGCTGTTTATGATGCTAGATTCAAATATGAACTGCAACTGTATTATTATGATCGAATGGTATATGCtgtaaatataataaatttcaaaactatTATGCAAGAACaggaagaagaggaagaagaagacatTCATGAGTTGACTGAAGAGTTTAAAAATCAGAATATTACTGATGAGTTTAGCTATTATGAAAAAACTTCAAAAGAATTAGAAgagtttgaaaaagaaaatgctAACAAGTTTGACCACGATactaatgatgatgatgatggtaaTGACGACGAGGATGACGATTTTGGAGATTTTATTGCATGTTGA
- the AQY1 gene encoding Aqy1p (Aquaporin water channel; osmotic shock resistance, WT freeze tolerance; virulent in mice; flucytosine repressed; flow model/RPMI/Spider/rat catheter biofilm induced; required for RPMI biofilm formation; Bcr1-induced in a/a RPMI biofilms), with amino-acid sequence MVAESSSIDNTPNDVEAQRPVYEPKYDDSVNVSPLKNHMIAFLGEFFGTFIFLWVAFVIAQIANQDPTIPDKGSDPMQLIMISFGFGFGVMMGVFMFFRVSGGNLNPAVTLTLVLAQAVPPIRGLFMMVAQMIAGMAAAGAASAMTPGPIAFTNGLGGGASKARGVFLEAFGTCILCLTVLMMAVEKSRATFMAPFVIGISLFLGHLICVYYTGAGLNPARSFGPCVAARSFPVYHWIYWVGPILGSVIAFAIWKIFKILKYETCNPGQDSDA; translated from the coding sequence ATGGTTGCCGAAAGTTCTAGCATTGATAATACTCCTAACGACGTTGAGGCTCAAAGACCAGTCTATGAACCAAAATATGACGATTCTGTCAATGTGTCGCCATTGAAAAACCATATGATTGCCTTTTTAGGGGAATTTTTTGGTACATTTATCTTTTTATGGGTTGCATTTGTTATTGCTCAAATTGCTAACCAAGACCCAACCATCCCAGATAAAGGTTCTGATCCAATGcaattgattatgattTCATTTGGTTTCGGTTTCGGGGTTATGATGGGTGTATTTATGTTTTTCAGAGTTTCTGGTGGTAATTTGAATCCTGCTGTTACTTTAACTTTAGTTTTGGCTCAAGCTGTCCCACCAATTAGAGGTCTTTTCATGATGGTTGCTCAAATGATTGCTGGTATGGCTGCTGCTGGTGCCGCTTCTGCTATGACTCCTGGTCCAATTGCTTTTACTAACGGTTTAGGTGGTGGTGCTTCTAAAGCCAGAGGGGTGTTTTTGGAAGCTTTTGGTACTTGTATCTTGTGTTTAACCGTTTTAATGATGGCCGTTGAAAAATCAAGAGCTACTTTTATGGCTCCATTCGTCATTGGTATTTCATTGTTTTTGGGACATTTAATTTGTGTTTACTACACTGGTGCTGGTTTGAACCCAGCTAGATCTTTTGGTCCATGTGTTGCTGCTAGATCCTTCCCAGTTTATCACTGGATCTATTGGGTTGGTCCAATTCTCGGTTCAGTTATAGCCTTTGCCATTTGgaaaatcttcaaaatcttGAAATACGAAACTTGTAACCCAGGTCAAGATTCTGATGCTTAA
- a CDS encoding uncharacterized protein (Putative ornithine transport protein; localized to the mitochondrial membrane) produces MSSDLEQTNNPPMRGIPAITGPIDYTKAFHVFPKELQPFRNSIIAYGASLFSTLVGFPLDTVKTRMQTHKNFTSYFDCVKKTYAKEGVRGFFRGIWAPIISTSLSKSLSVSLFTTVKPYTYGLLYETPWTKNIESSHPFLRNIPVCFISGLIAGGGVSLFACPFEFTKVYAQLEKLVASKSLKELSNLNNNGGTSSAQLTTKFNSVKTPSTAVIVKEILKYEGIKGLYSGYKYHLMRDSISTGFYYSIYESMKWSINNFINKDPSISSPFSVLLAGGMSGVFSWVLIFPIDTTKSMVQKDAVTNILRRSHGLEPLPPKHRKLQKFEKRAYRGLGISVTRSFIVNMVFFGVFELGMTYLA; encoded by the coding sequence ATGTCTTCCGATCttgaacaaacaaataatccTCCCATGCGAGGTATACCGGCAATTACTGGCCCAATAGATTACACCAAGGCATTTCATGTTTTCCCCAAAGAATTACAACCATTCCGTAATTCTATCATTGCATATGGAGCATCCCTATTTTCTACATTAGTGGGATTCCCCCTAGACACTGTGAAAACTCGAATGCAGACACATAAGAATTTTACAAGTTATTTTGATTGTGTTAAAAAGACATATGCTAAAGAAGGTGTACGTGGGTTTTTCCGAGGTATTTGGGCACCAATCATTTCAACGTCATTATCTAAATCTTTAAGTGTTTCTTTATTTACCACAGTGAAACCATATACATATGGACTATTATATGAGACACCCTGGAcgaaaaatattgaaagcTCGCATCCATTTTTACGAAATATTCCTGTTTGTTTTATATCTGGTTTAATTGCAGGTGGTGGTGTCTCTTTATTTGCTTGTCCATTCGAATTTACTAAAGTATATGCTCAATTGGAGAAATTAGTGGCGAGTAAATCattgaaagaattatcaaatttaaataataatggtggCACCAGTTCTGCACAATTGACAACCAAGTTCAATTCAGTGAAAACACCTTCTACAGCGGTAATTGTGAAAGAAATCTTGAAATATGAAGGAATCAAAGGATTGTATTCTGGTTATAAATACCATTTGATGAGAGATTCAATTTCTACTGGGTTTTATTATTCTATTTACGAATCCATGAAATGGTCgataaataattttataaacaaaGATCCTTCGATTTCTTCTCCATTTTCAGTGTTATTGGCTGGTGGGATGTCTGGTGTATTCAGTTGGGTATTAATTTTCCCGATAGATACAACTAAATCTATGGTGCAAAAAGATGCTGTGACAAACATTTTACGACGATCTCATGGACTTGAACCCTTACCTCCTAAACATAGAAAGCtacaaaaatttgaaaaaagagcTTATCGGGGGCTAGGAATTTCGGTTACAAGATCTTTCATTGTAAATATGGTGTTCTTCGGGGTGTTTGAATTAGGTATGACTTATTTGGCTTAA